A stretch of Octopus bimaculoides isolate UCB-OBI-ISO-001 chromosome 23, ASM119413v2, whole genome shotgun sequence DNA encodes these proteins:
- the LOC128250615 gene encoding neurabin-1-like, with the protein MANPISSARDEVVAASRSRSGSNSGSIHRVDLRSSSPEDLACQQQFHNLKSSFEDLASERSRNRNRCGTNVSKLKNIFNSAKSEEKIQTSHGFASEVSPEYKQKRSVDGSGVKPKESSPTKTSPLLKASNHVQRFNSTRAMFAKLEEETRIAKERSRKVGGRSRNLSITSPIWSPTSSSSASPENRKRSPSQESLGSSQGDSSLKSKLNDTHSSSDSKLSKCNAKVDNNLKSSVKDQFLRPRGCSEPNLKIKDSVSQPNYNIPDSESTIVKSVASAESADALVKNAITTGSPTVHTSMKSPAGSLNDKNELCNVSGNLLWKRKQMKRAVLLDLDQCKVTSLNVDQNRDYSSQKSLNDNLDSPESSVEETRTFSTPDSSVSYPHSDNSAACSTEDIPAGMLSRDFQDEENEFSSYGLLEEIESDLSSRGTQLLLHSSHGNKKDADQLQMEEEFHQFNQLHQIPRVSDGLTDGINDIDKLSEVSSSDVTSSYRNSVIEMTSPQLEDSPTGAHKEFLTTENRVQFPKVMPSPTNTCVNVPVVSPPVPPPRKSIPKSPENKDLKFISKTVSGCPVSADNLSSKYSDLQGTNGEVAKSAHPPMEYTSYEAEDEESSSQALSEKDILFQITDETTSVEAMTPDEQDKLLSRDLHQDYLSPRSHV; encoded by the exons ATGGCTAATCCTATAAGTAGTGCAAGAGATGAAGTTGTGGCTGCCAGCCGGTCACGGAGTGGAAGTAATAGCGGTAGTATACATAGAGTTGACTTGCGATCGTCTTCACCTGAAGACTTAGCTTGCCAGCAGCAGTTTCATAATTTGAAGTCTTCATTTGAAGATTTAGCTTCTGAACGATCGAGGAACAGAAATCGGTGCGGGACTAACGTAAgtaaattaaaaaacatatttaattctGCAAAGAGTGAAGAAAAGATACAAACATCTCATGGTTTTGCTTCGGAGGTATCTCCGGAATATAAGCAGAAGAGAAGCGTAGATGGCTCGGGAGTGAAACCGAAAGAATCTTCCCCCACAAAAACCTCTCCATTGCTGAAAGCATCAAATCATGTTCAACGGTTCAACAGCACACGTGCTATGTTTGCCAAACTTGAAGAGGAGACTCGTATTGCAAAAGAACGGTCTCGGAAAGTTGGCGGCAGAAGCAGAAACTTGAGTATCACTTCTCCAATCTGGTCACCAACTTCTAGTTCTTCCGCAAGTCCAGAAAATCGAAAGCGGTCACCATCCCAAGAATCGCTTGGTTCATCACAAGGGGATTCATCATTGAAATCAAAACTGAATGACACACATTCGAGTTCAGACTCCAAGCTTTCGAAATGTAATGCTAAAGTAGATAACAATTTGAAGTCTTCTGTGAAGGATCAATTTCTGCGGCCGAGGGGTTGTAGCGAGCCAAACTTAAAGATTAAAGATTCTGTCTCTCAGCCAAACTACAACATTCCTGATTCAGAATCAACAATCGTAAAATCAGTTGCAAGTGCAGAGTCTGCAGATGCACTGGTTAAAAACGCAATAACTACAGGTAGCCCAACTGTGCACACAAGCATGAAGAGTCCAGCTGGGTCCCTGAATGATAAGAATGAACTTTGTAATGTTTCCGGAAATCTTCTCTGgaagagaaaacaaatgaagcGAGCAGTGTTGCTTGATTTAGACCAGTGTAAAGTGACGAGTTTAAATGTAGATCAAAATAGAGATTATTCCTCACAAAAATCTTTAAATGACAATCTTGATAGTCCTGAGAGCTCCGTTGAGGAAACACGAACATTTTCAACACCAGATTCATCTGTCAGCTATCCACATAGTGATAACAGTGCTGCATGTTCAACAGAAGATATCCCAGCGGGCATGTTGTCGAGGGATTTTcaagatgaagaaaatgaatttagTAGTTATGGACTTTTAGAAGAAATTGAATCAGATTTATCGTCAAGGGGTACTCAGCTTCTATTGCATAGCAGCCATGGAAATAAAAAAGATGCTGATCAACTTCAAATGGAAGAAGAATTTCACCAATTCAATCAACTTCATCAGATACCGAGAGTGTCCGATGGTCTCACTGATGGCATTAATGACATCGATAAGTTGAGTGAGGTGTCGAGCTCTGATGTTACTTCTTCTTATCGCAATAGTGTCATTGAAATGACCTCTCCCCAACTTGAAGACAGCCCAACCGGAGCACACAAGGAATTTTTAACCACAGAAAACAGAGTACAGTTTCCAAAAGTAATGCCTTCACCCACAAATACTTGTGTAAATGTGCCAGTTGTGTCCCCACCGGTTCCTCCACCGCGAAAATCTATTCCAAAATCCCCCGAAAACAAGGACCTTAAGTTTATTTCAAAAACTGTGAGTGGTTGTCCTGTGTCTGCAGACAATCTGTCCTCAAAATATTCCGACCTTCAAGGAACCAACGGAGAGGTTGCAAAGTCCGCCCACCCTCCGATGGAATACACTAGTTATGAGGCTGAAGATGAAGAAAGTTCATCACAGGCTTTATCAGAAAAGGATATTTTATTCCAAATAACAGATGAAACTACCTCAGTTGAGGCTATGACTCCCGATGAACAAGATAAACTACTCAGTCGAGA tcTCCATCAGGATTATCTTTCTCCAAGATCACACGTGTAA